The following proteins are encoded in a genomic region of Chloroflexi bacterium ADurb.Bin180:
- the gatC gene encoding Glutamyl-tRNA(Gln) amidotransferase subunit C, producing MEITREQVLNVASLARLFLTDEEVELYRTQLAAILQQAEILQGFDSEALPPLAGIPSASNVVRQDIPTPSLSRADALHNAPSVTDSHFVVQAVLEDGQTPPAAPA from the coding sequence GCGAGCAGGTCCTGAATGTCGCGTCTCTGGCCCGGCTTTTTCTGACTGACGAGGAGGTCGAGCTGTACCGGACTCAGCTTGCTGCGATACTGCAGCAGGCCGAGATTCTCCAGGGGTTCGACTCGGAAGCGTTGCCTCCGCTGGCCGGCATTCCCTCCGCCAGCAACGTTGTACGCCAGGACATACCCACGCCCTCTCTCTCCCGTGCCGACGCCTTGCACAATGCCCCGTCCGTGACGGACAGTCACTTCGTGGTCCAGGCGGTGCTGGAGGACGGGCAGACACCACCAGCAGCCCCTGCCTGA